The Lutibacter sp. Hel_I_33_5 genome has a window encoding:
- a CDS encoding DUF4292 domain-containing protein encodes MKLLKYLVIIAVVFTSCKAKKDLVGTDSGVKKLSVKKVVKNHLAANFNKKTVDANLKVNYKNPKQSIGFSLRMKIKKDEVIWLKGTKFITVFKAKITPTKVSYYSPYKKDYFEGDFSMLKKILGVDVNFNQLQNMLLGQAMADLENEKQTVEAVENVYVVSPKNQNNLFEAFFHINPINYKLKNQSILGTIKNQELTISYPGYFDKDNTFFPSKMFIKASDDTKTTTFDINVRSVVYDTDLSMPFRIPSGYKKLQF; translated from the coding sequence ATGAAACTTTTAAAATATTTAGTAATTATTGCTGTAGTTTTTACTTCTTGTAAAGCAAAAAAAGATCTTGTTGGTACAGATTCTGGAGTTAAAAAATTATCAGTAAAAAAAGTAGTAAAAAATCATCTTGCTGCTAATTTTAATAAAAAAACTGTCGATGCAAATCTTAAAGTAAATTATAAAAATCCAAAGCAAAGTATTGGTTTTTCCTTGAGAATGAAAATTAAAAAAGATGAGGTAATTTGGTTAAAAGGGACTAAGTTTATTACTGTTTTTAAGGCAAAAATCACACCCACAAAAGTGAGTTATTATTCGCCTTATAAAAAGGATTATTTTGAAGGTGATTTTTCTATGTTAAAAAAAATATTAGGTGTTGATGTTAATTTTAATCAATTACAAAATATGTTATTGGGTCAGGCAATGGCAGATTTAGAAAATGAAAAACAAACTGTTGAAGCTGTAGAAAATGTTTATGTAGTATCGCCAAAAAATCAAAACAATTTATTTGAGGCTTTTTTTCATATCAATCCTATAAATTATAAGTTGAAAAATCAATCAATTCTTGGAACTATTAAAAATCAAGAATTAACGATATCATATCCAGGTTATTTTGATAAAGACAATACTTTTTTTCCAAGTAAAATGTTTATCAAGGCTTCAGACGATACTAAAACTACAACATTTGATATAAATGTGAGATCTGTGGTTTACGATACAGATTTAAGTATGCCTTTTAGAATTCCTTCCGGTTATAAAAAGTTACAGTTTTAA
- a CDS encoding lipopolysaccharide assembly protein LapB yields MIIQNLHKNFIEKRKERRESSLLLKAVLSFFFLLSSFFFFAQDSIPTVVDLSEKKNLEFQDYFFKALSEKAINNHQKAIENLDNCNEIIPNNKAVLFELSKNYFKLNKNFEALEFANKSLEKDSENIWLLEHLVAIHKKGRNFNDAIRVQKKIALKHPKKKQQLVFLYLMNSNHVDAKKILNELEDSKMLTSRLRRIKENLNRSNNQPKTEIVKKENTVKTLASLESQFKSDKNYSLLKQLLEKSFIENKQVLLKYSQEGLELFPAQPYVYLMNGSALNNKKSHQKALDVLQNGIDFVIDDTNLEAKFYLEIANAYKGLGNKIEENKFKNKAKKLIK; encoded by the coding sequence GTGATTATACAGAACTTACATAAAAATTTTATAGAGAAAAGAAAAGAGAGAAGAGAAAGTAGTTTACTTCTTAAAGCTGTGCTTTCTTTCTTCTTTCTTCTTTCTTCTTTCTTCTTTTTTGCTCAAGATAGCATTCCTACTGTAGTGGATCTTTCTGAGAAAAAAAACCTAGAATTTCAAGACTATTTTTTTAAGGCTTTATCAGAAAAAGCGATTAATAATCATCAAAAAGCAATTGAAAATTTAGACAATTGCAATGAAATAATTCCGAATAATAAAGCTGTTTTATTCGAGTTATCTAAAAATTACTTTAAACTTAATAAAAATTTTGAGGCGTTAGAGTTTGCTAATAAAAGTTTAGAAAAAGATTCAGAAAACATTTGGTTGTTAGAGCATTTAGTAGCTATTCATAAAAAAGGTAGAAACTTTAATGATGCCATTAGAGTTCAAAAGAAGATTGCTTTAAAGCACCCAAAGAAAAAACAACAACTGGTTTTTTTATATTTAATGAATTCTAATCATGTAGATGCGAAGAAAATATTGAATGAATTGGAAGATTCAAAAATGTTAACTTCTAGATTAAGGCGTATTAAAGAGAATCTTAATAGATCAAATAACCAACCTAAAACTGAAATAGTAAAAAAAGAGAATACAGTAAAAACATTGGCGAGTTTAGAAAGTCAATTTAAATCTGATAAAAATTATTCACTTTTAAAACAACTTTTAGAAAAATCGTTTATAGAAAACAAACAAGTTTTACTTAAGTATAGCCAAGAAGGTTTAGAGCTTTTTCCAGCTCAACCGTATGTTTATTTAATGAACGGGAGTGCTTTAAACAATAAGAAATCACATCAAAAAGCATTAGATGTTTTACAAAATGGTATCGATTTTGTAATAGATGATACTAATTTAGAGGCTAAGTTTTATTTAGAAATAGCAAATGCTTATAAAGGGTTGGGAAATAAAATAGAAGAAAACAAGTTTAAAAATAAAGCTAAAAAGTTAATAAAGTAA